In Hymenobacter sublimis, a single genomic region encodes these proteins:
- a CDS encoding metallophosphoesterase, translating to MTIIQMKLPRRKFLQSGVVLATGLLLLDACWLERFFIEINEFKITTPSPGTPGLRVMQLSDLHLQSINYQLVRLTKIISKLKPDLLILTGDAIDKAENIPLLHNFLQLLPHDLQKVAILGNWEYWGKIDLAELASVYSRNKCQLLINQTVTYQFDNKTIAITGLDDYVGGNPDLPAALKTYTSSDYHILLNHCPEYTATLVKQLDENKKVDFILSGHTHGGQINLFGFIPFLPRGSGKYLKGWYQENTTKLYVSKGIGTSLLPIRFGARAEIALFTLAG from the coding sequence GTGACAATTATTCAAATGAAACTACCAAGGCGCAAGTTTCTCCAGTCAGGCGTGGTACTAGCAACGGGTTTGCTGTTGCTTGATGCCTGCTGGCTGGAACGATTTTTTATTGAAATCAATGAATTTAAAATAACTACCCCGTCCCCCGGCACACCTGGCCTGCGGGTTATGCAGCTCTCCGATTTACATTTGCAGTCAATAAATTACCAACTCGTCCGATTAACAAAAATAATAAGCAAGCTTAAGCCTGACCTACTAATTCTTACGGGTGATGCCATTGACAAAGCCGAGAATATTCCGCTGCTACACAATTTTCTGCAACTATTACCGCACGACCTGCAAAAAGTAGCTATTCTGGGCAATTGGGAGTATTGGGGCAAGATTGACTTAGCCGAACTCGCCTCTGTGTATAGCAGAAACAAGTGTCAATTACTTATTAACCAAACGGTAACTTACCAATTCGATAACAAAACCATTGCAATTACCGGCCTCGATGATTACGTGGGCGGCAACCCTGATTTGCCCGCTGCTTTAAAAACGTATACCAGCAGTGATTATCACATACTCTTAAATCATTGCCCGGAATATACCGCTACATTAGTAAAGCAGCTTGATGAAAATAAAAAAGTGGATTTTATTTTATCGGGGCATACGCACGGCGGACAAATTAATCTATTCGGGTTTATTCCGTTTCTACCCCGAGGTAGCGGAAAATACCTTAAGGGCTGGTACCAGGAAAACACGACCAAGCTGTACGTTTCCAAGGGTATTGGCACCAGTCTGCTACCGATTAGGTTTGGAGCAAGAGCAGAAATTGCCCTGTTTACGCTGGCCGGATAG
- a CDS encoding aminotransferase class I/II-fold pyridoxal phosphate-dependent enzyme → MPPASSPLHQRLTEHLAKREADGTRRRLTLPPAGLVDFSSNDYLGLSRHPTVQQALLAAVDAAGSTGSRLLTGNSAAAEALETQLAQFHGAEAALLFNSGYAANLGFFAAVPRRGDTILYDEASHASVKDGIRGSFATAWSFRHNDVADVERKLARATGAVFVAVESLYSMDGDMAPLPKLAALCRERELYLVVDEAHTNGLYGPRGEGLVVELGLENDVFARVLTFGKALGSQGAAVVGDTLLRDYLLNFSRPFIYTTALAPHSVVALAAAYEVLPDLLAERQQLFALSDYLKTRLNAVPGLRVPPESHVIHPVFFAGAPGPVRVRQVAAAAQAAGFDVRAIVAPTVPAGTERLRLILHSYNTEMEIDALADVLARC, encoded by the coding sequence ATGCCGCCCGCTTCCTCTCCTTTGCACCAGCGGCTGACCGAGCACCTGGCCAAGCGGGAGGCCGACGGTACCCGCCGCCGCTTAACCCTACCTCCCGCGGGGCTGGTTGACTTCAGCTCCAACGACTACTTGGGCCTGAGCCGTCACCCGACCGTGCAGCAGGCACTGCTGGCTGCCGTAGATGCGGCGGGTAGCACCGGCTCGCGGCTGCTTACCGGCAACTCCGCCGCGGCGGAAGCCCTAGAAACTCAGCTGGCGCAGTTTCACGGGGCCGAAGCGGCCCTGCTTTTCAACTCTGGCTACGCGGCCAACCTGGGCTTCTTTGCCGCCGTGCCCCGCCGCGGCGACACAATTCTCTACGACGAAGCCTCGCACGCCTCCGTGAAGGATGGCATTCGGGGTTCCTTTGCTACTGCCTGGAGCTTCCGCCACAACGACGTAGCTGATGTGGAGCGCAAGCTGGCCCGCGCCACCGGCGCCGTATTCGTGGCCGTAGAGTCCCTGTATTCCATGGATGGCGACATGGCCCCGCTACCAAAGCTGGCGGCTCTTTGCCGGGAACGGGAGCTGTACTTGGTGGTAGATGAAGCCCACACCAACGGCCTCTACGGGCCGCGGGGCGAAGGATTGGTCGTTGAATTGGGACTGGAAAACGACGTATTCGCCCGCGTGCTCACGTTTGGCAAGGCCCTGGGCAGCCAGGGCGCGGCCGTGGTGGGCGATACCCTGCTCCGCGACTACCTCCTGAACTTCAGCCGACCTTTTATTTACACCACGGCCCTGGCCCCGCACTCCGTCGTTGCGCTGGCGGCGGCGTACGAGGTGTTGCCCGATTTATTAGCCGAGCGTCAGCAGCTTTTCGCGCTTTCCGACTACCTAAAAACTCGTTTAAACGCCGTGCCGGGGCTGCGGGTGCCACCGGAAAGCCACGTTATTCACCCGGTTTTCTTTGCTGGTGCGCCGGGTCCGGTTCGTGTGCGGCAGGTAGCGGCGGCGGCTCAAGCCGCGGGCTTCGATGTGCGGGCCATTGTGGCGCCCACAGTACCGGCTGGCACGGAACGGCTGCGGCTTATTCTACATTCTTACAATACGGAAATGGAAATTGACGCGCTGGCAGATGTATTGGCGCGGTGTTAG
- the bioB gene encoding biotin synthase BioB gives MLIRTDWTLDEVKAIYNQPVLELVTQAAAIHAETQATGEVQVCTLLSVKTGGCPEDCAYCPQAARYHTGVQAHKLLPDAEVLAAAQRAKDGGSTRFCMGAAWREVRDNRDFDRVLNMVTEVNNIGLEVCCTLGMLNEYQAERLKEAGLYAYNHNLDTSAEHYSEIITTRTYDDRLNTLEHVRKAGISVCSGGIIGLGETDEDRIAMLHTLATLPAHPESVPVNALVPVEGTPLAAQPRVSVWEMLRMIGTARILMPRTMVRLSAGRQEMPVTEQALCFLAGANSIFSGEKLLTTPNPDFDADKQMFALLGLKPRKSFKDVPEGAVVLGKEVPVGA, from the coding sequence ATGCTGATTCGTACCGACTGGACCCTTGACGAAGTAAAGGCCATTTATAACCAGCCCGTGCTGGAGCTGGTAACCCAGGCCGCGGCCATCCACGCCGAAACCCAGGCTACTGGCGAAGTGCAGGTCTGCACCCTGCTGAGCGTGAAAACCGGCGGCTGCCCCGAAGACTGCGCCTACTGCCCCCAGGCCGCCCGCTACCACACCGGCGTGCAGGCTCACAAGCTCCTACCCGATGCCGAGGTACTAGCCGCGGCCCAGCGCGCTAAAGACGGCGGGAGCACCCGCTTCTGCATGGGCGCCGCCTGGCGCGAGGTGCGCGACAACCGCGACTTCGACCGGGTACTGAACATGGTGACGGAGGTTAATAACATTGGGCTGGAAGTGTGCTGCACCCTGGGCATGCTGAACGAGTACCAAGCCGAGCGCCTCAAGGAAGCCGGCCTCTACGCCTACAACCACAACCTGGACACCAGCGCCGAGCACTACTCCGAAATTATTACTACCCGCACCTACGACGACCGGCTGAACACGCTGGAGCACGTGCGCAAGGCTGGTATTTCGGTGTGCTCGGGCGGCATTATTGGCCTGGGTGAAACCGACGAGGACCGGATTGCCATGCTGCACACCCTGGCTACCCTACCGGCCCACCCCGAGTCGGTGCCGGTGAATGCGCTGGTGCCCGTGGAAGGCACTCCCCTGGCTGCCCAGCCCCGCGTGAGCGTGTGGGAAATGCTGCGCATGATTGGCACGGCCCGCATTCTGATGCCGCGCACCATGGTCCGCCTCTCGGCCGGCCGCCAGGAAATGCCCGTCACGGAGCAGGCACTCTGCTTCTTGGCCGGCGCTAACTCCATCTTCTCGGGCGAGAAGCTGCTGACTACCCCCAACCCCGATTTCGACGCCGACAAGCAAATGTTTGCCCTGCTCGGCCTCAAGCCCCGCAAGTCGTTCAAAGACGTACCGGAAGGCGCCGTAGTGCTGGGCAAAGAAGTACCAGTAGGCGCGTAA
- a CDS encoding sugar O-acetyltransferase yields MAPTEKQQMLAGELYQANDPELTAERLRAKQLCHRYNQEPVQLNKQVLAELLGYETDAHVEAPFRCDYGYNIRLGRNFYANYNLTILDCAPVTIGDNVFIAPNVVLTTAGHPVEPGPRVAGWEFARPITLGDNVWLGAGVLVMPGVTIGAGTTIGAGSVVTRDIPAGVVAVGNPCRVLRSI; encoded by the coding sequence ATGGCTCCAACCGAAAAACAACAGATGCTGGCCGGCGAGCTGTACCAGGCCAACGACCCCGAGTTAACGGCTGAACGCCTGCGCGCCAAGCAGCTCTGCCACCGCTACAACCAGGAGCCAGTGCAGCTCAACAAGCAGGTGCTAGCCGAGCTGTTGGGCTACGAAACCGACGCGCACGTTGAAGCCCCTTTCCGCTGCGACTACGGCTACAACATTCGCCTGGGTCGGAATTTCTACGCCAACTACAACCTCACCATCCTCGACTGCGCCCCCGTCACCATCGGCGACAACGTGTTTATTGCGCCCAACGTCGTCCTGACGACGGCTGGGCACCCCGTGGAACCGGGGCCGCGGGTAGCCGGCTGGGAATTTGCTCGGCCCATTACCCTGGGCGACAATGTGTGGCTGGGGGCTGGCGTGCTCGTTATGCCCGGCGTAACCATTGGTGCGGGCACTACTATTGGGGCCGGCAGCGTCGTTACGCGGGACATTCCGGCCGGGGTAGTAGCCGTGGGCAACCCCTGCCGGGTGCTGCGGAGCATCTAA
- the yiaA gene encoding inner membrane protein YiaA — MNTKPSNAFIAASWVALLTGLSAFMVGLWNAQMPLNEKGYYFTVLMYGLFAAISLQKSVRDQLEGIPVTGIYYGLSWFSVLLTLVLLTVGLWNATLALSEKGFYAMSFGLSLFAAIAVQKNTRDARAGGPTPEPAPNLS, encoded by the coding sequence ATGAACACGAAACCTTCCAATGCCTTTATTGCCGCCTCTTGGGTAGCCCTGCTAACGGGATTATCGGCTTTCATGGTGGGACTTTGGAACGCGCAAATGCCGCTGAACGAGAAAGGCTACTACTTCACCGTGCTTATGTACGGGTTGTTTGCGGCCATTTCCCTGCAAAAATCAGTACGCGACCAGCTGGAAGGCATTCCCGTAACGGGCATCTACTACGGGCTGAGCTGGTTTTCCGTCCTGCTGACGCTGGTGCTGCTCACCGTAGGGCTGTGGAATGCAACCCTAGCCCTGAGCGAGAAAGGGTTCTACGCCATGTCGTTCGGGCTGAGCCTGTTCGCGGCCATTGCCGTGCAGAAAAACACCCGCGACGCCCGGGCCGGAGGGCCGACCCCGGAACCGGCTCCCAACCTCAGCTAG
- the rluF gene encoding 23S rRNA pseudouridine(2604) synthase RluF, protein MPTRLNKYISESGVCSRREADRFIEQGNVLINGKRANIGDQVTSKDRVSVNGNIIEPRAEEDAVYIAYNKPPGIISTTDTGIKDNIIRAIKHSVRIFPIGRLDRDSQGLILLTSNGDIVNKILRAGNKHEKEYIVMVDKPINDLFIEGMANGVPIGGTMTQPCKVTKETPYIFRIVLVQGLNRQIRRMCEYFGYEVVQLERIRVMNINVKGLGVGEWRELKEKELKVLMEMIKDSDGTDDGSTPRRRKRPSSAEFWADRPARKGTAPKSSTDAPGRAKPAGAWVEKPTGKRAAGRPAPAPAAPAEWPTGPGRPAGPATGVRPDGPGFGKASRPAGARTGAGARPRGLAAGKGPKGTDGSPKGKTSSRGTRGASRPGKRS, encoded by the coding sequence ATGCCTACTCGTCTCAACAAATACATCAGCGAAAGCGGCGTCTGCTCCCGCCGGGAGGCCGACCGCTTTATCGAGCAGGGCAACGTGTTGATCAACGGCAAGCGGGCCAACATCGGCGACCAGGTAACCAGCAAAGACCGGGTGTCGGTGAATGGAAACATCATTGAGCCACGGGCCGAGGAAGATGCCGTGTACATTGCCTACAATAAGCCGCCGGGCATTATTTCGACTACTGACACCGGCATCAAGGACAACATCATCCGGGCCATTAAGCACTCGGTGCGCATCTTCCCCATTGGCCGCCTCGACCGGGACTCCCAGGGCCTGATTCTGCTGACCAGCAACGGCGACATTGTCAATAAGATCCTGCGGGCCGGCAACAAACACGAGAAAGAATACATCGTGATGGTCGACAAGCCCATCAACGACTTGTTCATCGAGGGCATGGCCAACGGTGTCCCCATTGGGGGCACCATGACCCAGCCCTGCAAAGTAACCAAGGAAACGCCTTACATCTTCCGCATTGTGCTGGTGCAGGGCCTCAACCGCCAGATCCGGCGCATGTGCGAATACTTTGGCTACGAGGTAGTACAGCTGGAGCGCATTCGCGTGATGAACATTAACGTGAAAGGCTTGGGGGTAGGCGAATGGCGCGAGCTAAAGGAAAAGGAGCTGAAAGTGCTGATGGAGATGATTAAGGACTCCGACGGCACCGATGACGGCTCCACGCCCCGGCGGCGCAAGCGTCCCTCCTCCGCCGAGTTCTGGGCCGACCGCCCAGCGCGCAAAGGCACGGCTCCCAAGAGTTCCACGGATGCCCCGGGCCGTGCCAAACCCGCCGGTGCCTGGGTTGAGAAACCCACCGGCAAACGCGCGGCCGGTCGGCCGGCGCCGGCGCCCGCAGCTCCGGCCGAATGGCCCACTGGCCCGGGCCGCCCGGCGGGACCAGCCACCGGCGTACGACCTGATGGCCCCGGTTTTGGCAAAGCCAGCCGCCCAGCCGGCGCCCGCACCGGTGCGGGAGCTCGCCCGCGCGGTCTGGCCGCTGGCAAAGGTCCGAAAGGAACGGATGGCTCCCCGAAAGGCAAAACCAGCAGCCGCGGCACCCGCGGCGCCAGCCGGCCTGGCAAACGTTCCTAA
- a CDS encoding serine hydrolase domain-containing protein — translation MKNILTLALLLYSFVTTAQQAELTALLKKENVTGIQLIYSKKGETTQYSLGLRQAGTTQAIDANTIFQAASLGKVVLAYTALRLHDQGRLDLDKSLLSYYPYPRLQNEPRAQKITARMVLGHTTGLPNWAGYPLAESWKTSALHLQFAPDSCWSYSGEGYVFLQKTLEHLTGKSLEQLAQQEVFGPLKMQNSSFIWQSRFDQNAAFGHDKAGQPTDIKRFEEPNGGFSLLTTAPDYHRFLQAIARGKGLRPATAKLLTNPANDANRCTTPLTPTDARIAWACGVGLAATSHGPAQWHWGDNGDFRGFFMTFPDTKETLLFLTNSANGLRLTDDVLRLFVGPGQYQAMQWLSEEK, via the coding sequence ATGAAGAATATCCTTACCCTGGCCCTACTACTTTATTCTTTTGTCACAACAGCCCAACAAGCCGAACTCACTGCCTTACTCAAAAAAGAAAACGTAACTGGCATTCAGCTGATTTACTCCAAAAAGGGCGAGACCACGCAGTACAGCTTGGGGCTGCGCCAGGCCGGCACTACGCAGGCCATTGATGCCAACACTATCTTTCAGGCGGCTTCGCTGGGCAAAGTGGTGCTAGCCTACACGGCCCTGCGCCTGCACGACCAGGGCCGCCTCGACCTGGACAAGTCCCTGCTCAGCTACTACCCCTACCCACGCCTGCAAAACGAGCCCCGCGCCCAAAAAATCACGGCGCGGATGGTGCTAGGGCATACCACGGGCTTGCCTAACTGGGCGGGCTACCCACTGGCCGAGAGCTGGAAAACCTCGGCGCTTCACCTGCAGTTTGCGCCCGACAGCTGCTGGAGCTACTCCGGGGAGGGCTACGTATTCTTGCAGAAAACCCTGGAGCACCTGACCGGAAAATCGCTGGAGCAGTTGGCTCAACAAGAAGTTTTTGGTCCGTTGAAGATGCAGAACAGCAGCTTTATCTGGCAATCACGCTTTGACCAAAACGCCGCCTTCGGGCACGACAAGGCCGGGCAGCCTACTGATATCAAGCGGTTTGAGGAGCCCAACGGTGGTTTTAGTCTGCTTACCACGGCCCCCGACTACCACCGGTTTCTGCAGGCTATTGCGCGAGGAAAGGGCTTGCGGCCAGCCACGGCCAAGCTGCTTACCAACCCGGCCAACGACGCTAACCGCTGCACTACCCCCCTTACCCCCACCGACGCCCGCATTGCCTGGGCCTGCGGCGTGGGCTTAGCCGCTACCAGCCACGGCCCCGCCCAGTGGCACTGGGGCGACAATGGCGATTTTCGCGGCTTCTTCATGACCTTTCCCGACACCAAGGAAACCCTGCTTTTCCTGACCAATAGCGCCAACGGTCTGCGCCTCACCGACGATGTGCTGCGCTTGTTCGTAGGCCCCGGCCAGTACCAGGCCATGCAGTGGCTGAGTGAGGAAAAATAG
- a CDS encoding YebC/PmpR family DNA-binding transcriptional regulator — protein MGRAFEFRKGRKMKRWDRMSKDFTRIGREIVMAVKESGPNPDTNSRLRTAMQNAKGVNMPKDRVEAAIKRASSKEEKDYQEVVYEGYAPHGVAVVIETATDNPTRTVANVRMYFNRGNGALGTAGSSDYTFTRKGVFKLAAEGLDLDELELELIDAGAEDVYADQEEDEHGNVKDYIVVETAFTDFGQMQKALEEKALNVVSAQLQRVPNTTVHLEGEQLDEVMNLIEKFEEDDDVQAVYHTLG, from the coding sequence ATGGGACGCGCGTTTGAATTCCGCAAAGGCCGCAAAATGAAGCGCTGGGACCGGATGTCCAAAGACTTTACCCGCATCGGCCGGGAAATCGTGATGGCCGTGAAAGAATCCGGCCCTAACCCCGATACCAACTCCCGCCTGCGCACGGCCATGCAGAACGCCAAAGGCGTGAACATGCCCAAAGACCGGGTGGAAGCGGCCATCAAACGGGCCTCCAGCAAGGAGGAAAAAGACTACCAGGAAGTGGTATATGAAGGCTACGCGCCCCACGGTGTGGCCGTCGTCATCGAAACCGCCACCGACAACCCGACCCGCACCGTGGCCAACGTGCGCATGTACTTCAACCGCGGTAACGGCGCCCTGGGCACGGCGGGCTCCTCTGACTACACCTTCACCCGCAAGGGCGTGTTCAAGCTGGCCGCCGAAGGCCTCGACCTCGACGAGCTGGAACTAGAGCTGATTGACGCCGGCGCCGAAGACGTGTACGCCGACCAGGAGGAGGACGAGCACGGCAACGTGAAAGACTACATCGTGGTAGAAACTGCCTTTACCGACTTCGGCCAGATGCAGAAGGCCCTGGAAGAAAAGGCCTTGAACGTGGTATCAGCCCAGCTGCAGCGCGTGCCCAACACCACCGTTCACCTCGAAGGCGAACAGCTCGATGAAGTAATGAACCTCATCGAGAAGTTCGAAGAGGACGACGACGTGCAGGCTGTGTACCACACGCTGGGGTAG
- a CDS encoding copper resistance protein NlpE gives MLYRLFLLGCLLLTAATGMAQRTASSVPRLAPSFFTTYSYLSYTILDRGTSPVPMPAKGVGGTLTLRPDGTFQKRLTLAANGGTMRFDQDGRFTFAADRISFSYTDKKGQPRTDQGRFQLRNGLLTLVMAGYPEGNQSTYTLRQQ, from the coding sequence ATGCTCTATCGTTTGTTTTTGCTAGGGTGCCTGTTGCTGACCGCAGCCACTGGTATGGCCCAGCGCACCGCCTCCTCGGTTCCGCGCCTCGCGCCTTCGTTTTTTACTACCTACTCCTACCTCTCCTACACCATTCTCGACCGGGGAACCAGCCCCGTGCCCATGCCGGCCAAAGGGGTAGGCGGCACGCTCACGCTCCGCCCCGATGGGACCTTCCAGAAGCGGTTGACTCTGGCGGCCAACGGCGGCACCATGCGCTTCGACCAGGACGGGCGCTTCACCTTTGCCGCCGACCGCATCAGCTTTTCCTACACCGACAAAAAAGGCCAGCCCCGCACCGATCAGGGTCGGTTTCAGCTGCGCAACGGCCTGCTCACGCTCGTTATGGCGGGCTACCCCGAGGGTAACCAGAGCACCTACACACTCCGGCAGCAATAG
- a CDS encoding arginase family protein, which yields MPTFLRDLIRPAAALPQADVCLVGIPLDFGTVLEGGRAGAAQAPEAIRRELRRYHKTYNLEHNVSLEALRIADAGNLDLRATPDHEANHQTIRAELARLLHQYPRVVVLGGSHDGSYSTVRGLRDATAGASVGGINLDAHADVKDRPSVLSSGTPFGKLLREEVLAGERFTEIGLHSNLNTREDIDFLHQQQATIVPLAHVQHDGMATYMQRALRRATALGPAFVSVDMDGCAEAYAPGVSAPSADGFTPRQAAEAAFLAGKEPEVLLFELVELNPIFDRDNQTARLAATILTAYLTGVAASLGA from the coding sequence ATGCCCACCTTTCTCCGCGACTTAATTCGGCCTGCCGCCGCCCTGCCCCAGGCCGACGTATGCCTGGTTGGAATTCCCCTCGACTTCGGGACGGTGCTGGAAGGGGGCCGGGCCGGGGCAGCTCAGGCCCCCGAGGCCATCCGGCGGGAGCTGCGCCGCTACCACAAAACCTACAACCTGGAGCACAACGTGAGTCTGGAGGCCCTGCGCATCGCCGATGCCGGCAACCTAGATTTGCGCGCTACCCCCGACCACGAAGCCAACCACCAGACCATCCGGGCCGAGCTGGCGCGCCTGCTTCACCAGTACCCGCGGGTAGTGGTGCTAGGCGGCTCCCACGACGGCTCCTACAGCACGGTGCGAGGCCTGCGCGACGCCACCGCCGGCGCTTCAGTGGGCGGCATCAACCTAGATGCCCACGCCGACGTGAAGGACCGCCCCAGCGTGCTGAGCAGCGGCACGCCCTTCGGCAAGCTCTTGCGCGAGGAAGTGCTGGCCGGGGAACGGTTCACCGAAATCGGGCTGCACTCCAACCTGAACACCCGGGAAGACATTGACTTTCTGCACCAGCAACAGGCCACCATTGTGCCCCTGGCCCACGTGCAGCACGACGGCATGGCCACCTACATGCAGCGGGCGCTCCGCCGCGCTACAGCGCTGGGTCCGGCCTTTGTAAGCGTTGATATGGACGGTTGCGCTGAGGCGTACGCGCCCGGCGTTTCGGCGCCCAGTGCCGATGGCTTCACGCCCCGCCAGGCCGCGGAAGCTGCTTTTCTGGCCGGCAAGGAGCCTGAAGTATTGCTGTTCGAACTGGTAGAGCTAAACCCCATCTTCGACCGGGACAACCAAACGGCCCGCCTAGCCGCCACCATCCTCACGGCCTACCTGACGGGGGTAGCCGCCAGTTTGGGCGCCTAG
- a CDS encoding DUF4097 family beta strand repeat-containing protein, which produces MNYLFACILASAVALPAAAQKAPAKPRAKTEPGPAFTLTCTGRTSGSALQKLYCETRDLTLPAPPTGTPLVVDARLNGTVTVRSWAGPTVRVRARVQGRAASEATAKALAASVRISTQNNTLRAARPHEALDGWEVSYEVLVPSQTDLTLRSINGHLAVENVRGTLRCESTAGNLSFSGVGGDVRGKTTAGSLSLTLTGAAWEGPGLDVSTANGSISWQLPAVYAATIMARTVQGRVQAELNTRRKSVLPHNLVATLGKGGAQLRAATVTGNVTVRQAPGTTETLPATEPGK; this is translated from the coding sequence ATGAACTACTTGTTTGCCTGCATATTAGCCAGTGCGGTTGCCCTGCCCGCGGCCGCCCAGAAAGCTCCCGCAAAACCCCGAGCGAAAACGGAGCCGGGTCCGGCTTTTACCCTAACGTGCACCGGCCGCACGTCGGGTAGTGCCCTGCAGAAGCTGTACTGTGAAACCCGGGACTTAACGCTGCCTGCTCCGCCGACCGGCACTCCGCTGGTGGTAGATGCCCGCCTGAATGGGACCGTTACGGTGCGCAGCTGGGCCGGGCCCACGGTGCGGGTGCGGGCCCGGGTGCAAGGACGCGCCGCCAGTGAGGCCACGGCTAAGGCTCTGGCTGCCAGTGTCCGCATCAGCACCCAGAACAATACGCTGCGTGCGGCCCGCCCCCACGAGGCCTTGGATGGCTGGGAGGTAAGCTACGAGGTGTTGGTACCTAGCCAGACTGATCTTACTCTGCGCTCCATAAACGGCCACCTTGCGGTGGAGAACGTGCGCGGTACCCTGCGCTGCGAAAGCACCGCTGGCAACCTCAGCTTCAGCGGGGTAGGGGGCGACGTACGCGGTAAAACCACGGCAGGCAGCCTGAGCCTAACCCTAACCGGAGCGGCCTGGGAGGGTCCGGGCCTTGATGTAAGCACGGCAAATGGCAGTATTTCCTGGCAGCTGCCCGCCGTGTACGCGGCTACCATCATGGCCCGCACGGTACAGGGGCGGGTCCAGGCCGAACTCAACACCAGGCGCAAAAGTGTGCTTCCCCACAACCTGGTAGCGACGCTGGGCAAGGGCGGGGCCCAATTGCGGGCCGCTACCGTTACGGGCAACGTAACCGTCAGACAGGCTCCTGGCACCACGGAGACCCTACCCGCAACTGAGCCCGGTAAGTAA
- a CDS encoding MBL fold metallo-hydrolase, with amino-acid sequence MEKVAAGVHQLSIQRFVNVYFIETGHAGAWILVDTGLPGSEKAIIEAADKIFYPGTHPEAIILTHGHMDHSGSAQALAEHWKVPVLAHSLEMPFLTARAVYPPADPTVAGGGSLAFVARFFPPQSFQLSDYVQHLPENDLDPPFLPDWQILHVPGHAPGQIALFREKDRTLLGADAFATANHESVPELLLQLPKISVAGAPFNYNWQQVGESIRTLAALRPEAIGCGHGPVVKGPAAAAGLQKLADEFKIPAKGRYVQDPARLDENGVAYLPPAPHDPIRTKFAIAAAGLGALAGAALLIKRYQKHKQNDYPQKESPLPKRPRTDEVVRYPERY; translated from the coding sequence ATGGAAAAGGTCGCCGCTGGGGTTCACCAGCTTTCTATTCAGCGCTTTGTTAATGTATACTTTATAGAAACTGGCCACGCGGGTGCCTGGATCCTAGTTGATACCGGCCTACCGGGCTCAGAGAAGGCCATTATTGAGGCCGCCGATAAGATTTTCTACCCCGGCACGCATCCGGAGGCCATTATTCTTACCCACGGCCACATGGACCACTCGGGCTCCGCGCAGGCCCTGGCCGAGCACTGGAAGGTGCCGGTACTGGCGCACTCCCTGGAAATGCCCTTCCTGACGGCCCGCGCCGTGTACCCACCCGCCGACCCTACCGTGGCCGGTGGGGGCTCATTGGCTTTCGTGGCCCGGTTTTTCCCGCCCCAGTCCTTCCAGCTCAGCGACTACGTACAGCACCTGCCCGAAAACGACCTCGACCCGCCTTTCCTGCCCGACTGGCAAATTCTGCACGTACCGGGCCACGCCCCGGGCCAGATTGCCCTGTTCCGCGAAAAGGACCGGACCTTACTGGGGGCCGATGCCTTTGCCACGGCCAACCACGAGTCGGTGCCGGAGCTATTGCTGCAGTTGCCTAAAATCAGCGTAGCGGGGGCTCCGTTCAACTATAACTGGCAGCAGGTAGGAGAATCTATCCGCACGCTGGCGGCCTTGCGCCCCGAAGCCATCGGCTGCGGGCACGGCCCCGTGGTGAAGGGCCCCGCGGCCGCGGCCGGACTGCAAAAACTAGCCGATGAGTTTAAGATACCGGCCAAGGGCCGCTACGTGCAGGACCCCGCCCGCCTCGACGAAAACGGGGTGGCCTACCTGCCCCCGGCTCCCCACGACCCCATTCGTACGAAGTTTGCCATTGCCGCCGCGGGCCTGGGTGCTCTGGCCGGCGCGGCCCTCCTAATTAAGCGCTACCAGAAGCACAAGCAAAACGACTACCCCCAGAAGGAGTCGCCGCTGCCCAAGCGCCCCCGCACCGATGAAGTGGTGCGGTACCCGGAGCGCTACTAA